TTCAGGGAGTGCAGAAAAGTTCATGGTTCAACTGTGCTCCACACAGAGTTGGTGTGAATTGATGTTGGTGCTAGAAAATAGTGATCGAAATATTGTGTGCGATACCAACTTGATTGATACATATTCCCTTGTTAACACATTAATCCCTCTTTAAGATCACTGTGAATCATAGATTTCTTCCAATTTTTTGTTCGATCTCTTCTAACCGAACACtgaatttgtaaaaattaattgtGACGGAAGTGTTTTTCCTAACTCTAAGAAAATCAAGTATGAATTTGTTCTTCGTGATAAAAATGGTGTATAGATTTCAGGGAGTGCAGAAAAAGTTCATGGTTCAACTGTGCTCCACACAGAGTTGGTGTGAATTGATGTTGGTGCTAGAAAATAGTGATCGAAATATTGTGTGCGATACCAACTTGATTGATACATATTCCCTTGTTAACACATTAATCCCTCTTTAAGATCACTGtgaatcataattttttttttcagattttttgaGCTTAAGATGTGCAGAAAAAATTCTGTAACCGAATCTGATTCATTCTTTTCAGTGCGTTTACTGGGCTCCTTTTAGGCAGCCACCGCAGCGGAGAGCCAGGCGTCATCCCCGCCGTTGATATTGAATCTAGGTTCGTTTTCTTTAATCTTTCTTTCATGCATCATAAGTCTTATCATGTTATACATTTTGTTAGATATGTACAAACCAAAGTTGTGGCCTATATTGTGCCTTGCAGAACAAGACTCAGTGTGATGGCCTCATCAGATATTGTGAGGGGAAAAACATACGCCGAAGCGGTGGCCGTGTATATGGACGATGATCAGTGGATCTTGTGGGAGAAAAAAGAGGTTCTATGCCTTCATGCTGAGCTTTGTATGTGGGCTGATGCCGTGGTCATTGCTCCATTATCTGTACATGCCCTTGGAAAGGTATCAATAAGCTGCTCAATTTTTCAGATTTTATATGTAATTTAGATGAATGTGCTATATGTGTTCTCCTAGTGTTTTGGTTGGATTTTGGTTTCGACTTCACCAGGAATGTCGACCAATCCTGTATCAagattttgatgattttgattcGGAGACACGCTTCATGCTGTCCCCTAGTGTTGCTAGCATTCTAATTTGCTTCGACTATCTGTGTTTGGTAGAAATAGTTTTTACCTCAATGGCTAGTTACTAAGAATCATGTAATGTTAAGTTGGTATATATGTTTGCGTctaacatatattaattatggtAGAAACCCGTGTAAATTATCTTCAtgtaaagttaataattaaaaactattagatgataattttatcaaacatgtcAAATTATATAACATTCTCATGAATTTTTACCCTTAGTTATTTGCATGGTCTATCTTTATTACTTGTATAAAGTTGAGTTGTTATGTTATGTATGCATCTTAAAAAAGAGTTATTTGCATAATTGCATGTTtcatttttaactttaaaatataaaagatgtgTGATATTGCTGTTGTTGTAGTTTGCGGGAGGATATTGTGACACTTTGCTAACAAGTGTTGTGAGAGCATGGAACTGCGCAAAAAAGCCATTGTTTGTAGTATCATGCATGGACCCTTTGTGGAAGGAAAATTATATCACATTGAG
The Arachis duranensis cultivar V14167 chromosome 5, aradu.V14167.gnm2.J7QH, whole genome shotgun sequence genome window above contains:
- the LOC127747445 gene encoding phosphopantothenoylcysteine decarboxylase-like translates to MKTEVWKTEVWKTEVWKTELEFLNASTVMPHSPRRLTWRSIRIMHISNLELFASNAGIGSRPLPHTINIKLSAFTGLLLGSHRSGEPGVIPAVDIESRTRLSVMASSDIVRGKTYAEAVAVYMDDDQWILWEKKEVLCLHAELCMWADAVVIAPLSVHALGKFAGGYCDTLLTSVVRAWNCAKKPLFVVSCMDPLWKENYITLRNYNHTGNSEARWGNA